One window of the Salvia miltiorrhiza cultivar Shanhuang (shh) chromosome 6, IMPLAD_Smil_shh, whole genome shotgun sequence genome contains the following:
- the LOC130988713 gene encoding alpha/beta hydrolase domain-containing protein VTE7-like, with protein MAVSLAFPLQQCGPRKSPPFRVSGSGGGDGGVFPSFLPEEVNKIRDPFARTLAQRIERLPVQVGFSESSIMSSCVMPRIRGDSNPVVLLHCFDSSCLEWRSAYPLLEDAGLEVWAIDVLGWGFSDLEGRPPCNVASKRYHLYQLWKSHIKRPMTLVGPSLGAAVAIDFAVNFPEAVKELILINANVYANGTGVLTKLPKSAAYAMASLLKSTPIRWYAKLLVFNGISLSSVLDYTNVGRLHCLLPWWEDATVNFMLSGGYNVTGQIKRVKQKALLICSECDNIVDYKLAEKLRNELPNATMRQVPGCGHMPHIEKPYVIAKLIADFAQGALSKERLLSPIVDSVACNN; from the exons ATGGCAGTATCTCTGGCATTTCCGCTCCAGCAATGTGGTCCAAGAAAGTCACCTCCTTTCAGAGTTTCCGGCAGTGGCGGTGGCGACGGTGGGGTGTTCCCATCTTTTCTGCCGGAGGAGGTTAACAAAATCAGAGACCCTTTTGCTAGAACTTTGGCCCAGAGGATAGAAAGGCTTCCAGTGCAG GTTGGATTTTCTGAGAGTAGCATAATGAGTAGCTGTGTAATGCCAAGAATCCGGGGTGATTCCAATCCAGTGGTTCTTCTTCATTGCTTCGATAG CTCTTGTTTAGAATGGAGATCTGCATATCCATTGCTGGAGGACGCTGGATTGGAGGTTTGGGCTATCGATGTTCTTGGATGGGGTTTTTCTGATTTAG AAGGACGCCCACCATGTAATGTAGCATCAAAGAGATACCACCTTTATCAG CTCTGGAAATCTCACATCAAGAGACCGATGACATTAGTTGGACCAAGCCTTGGTGCTGCGGTTGCAATAGATTTTGCTGTCAATTTTCCTGAAGCT GTCAAAGAGCTGATTCTTATTAATGCTAATGTGTACGCAAATGGCActggagttcttacaaaactacccaaATCAGCTGCCTATGCAATG GCCTCTTTGCTGAAGAGCACCCCGATAAGGTGGTATGCCAAACTACTGGTTTTCAACGGCATATCATTATCTAGTGTATTAGATTATACCAAT GTGGGGCGCCTGCACTGCCTCTTGCCATGGTGGGAAGATGCGACAGTAAATTTTATGCTCAGTGGGGGTTATAATGTCACTGGCCAAATAAAACGG GTGAAGCAAAAAGCTCTCCTCATCTGCAGCGAATGCGACAATATAGTTGACTACAAGCTTGCTGAG AAACTGCGAAACGAACTTCCAAATGCAACCATGCGACAGGTTCCGGGCTGCGGTCATATGCCTCACATCGAGAAGCCATATGTTATTGCCAAGTTGATTGCTGATTTTGCGCAGGGTGCTTTGAGTAAGGAGAGGCTGCTTTCTCCCATCGTCGACAGCGTTGCGTGCAACAACTAA